In Burkholderia contaminans, the following proteins share a genomic window:
- a CDS encoding Rap1a/Tai family immunity protein, producing MLRAMFCAAAFAVPLSAAAFTGADLDRLCAKTDVKSRASCAAYIEGAADGVYNTIDAIGGTTGPRVGQYFCLPPDIRAQQMTDAVRKYIAENPKLADYNASTAVSLGLGKAFPCRSGN from the coding sequence ATGTTGCGCGCAATGTTTTGTGCCGCGGCGTTTGCCGTGCCGTTGTCGGCGGCGGCTTTCACGGGCGCTGATCTCGACCGGCTGTGCGCGAAGACGGACGTCAAGTCGCGGGCGTCGTGCGCGGCCTACATCGAAGGCGCCGCCGACGGCGTCTACAACACCATCGATGCGATCGGCGGCACGACGGGGCCGCGGGTCGGCCAGTATTTCTGCCTGCCGCCCGACATCCGGGCGCAGCAGATGACCGACGCGGTGCGCAAGTACATCGCGGAAAATCCGAAGCTGGCCGACTACAACGCGAGCACCGCGGTGTCGCTCGGTCTCGGCAAGGCGTTTCCCTGCAGGAGCGGCAACTGA
- the tmk gene encoding dTMP kinase translates to MASGKFITFEGIDGAGKTTHLQWFCERLQGKLAAAGRQVVVTREPGGTQLGEKLREILLNQPMDLETEALLMFAARREHLALVIEPALARGDWVVSDRFTDATFAYQGGGRGLPRDKLETLERWVQGGFQPDLTVLFDVAPQVASERRGAARMPDKFESESDAFFSRTRSEYLRRAEEAPHRFAIVDATQTIPEIRQQLERVLAAL, encoded by the coding sequence ATGGCGAGCGGTAAATTCATCACGTTCGAAGGCATCGACGGGGCGGGGAAGACTACCCACCTGCAATGGTTCTGCGAACGCCTCCAGGGCAAGCTGGCCGCGGCCGGCCGGCAAGTCGTCGTCACCCGCGAGCCGGGCGGCACGCAGCTCGGCGAGAAACTGCGCGAGATCCTGCTGAACCAGCCGATGGACCTCGAGACGGAGGCGCTGCTGATGTTCGCCGCGCGCCGCGAGCATCTCGCGCTCGTGATCGAGCCGGCGCTCGCGCGCGGCGACTGGGTCGTCTCCGATCGCTTCACCGATGCGACGTTCGCATACCAGGGCGGCGGCCGCGGGCTGCCGCGCGACAAGCTCGAGACGCTCGAGCGCTGGGTGCAGGGCGGTTTCCAGCCCGACCTGACGGTGCTGTTCGACGTCGCGCCGCAGGTGGCGAGCGAGCGCCGCGGCGCCGCGCGCATGCCCGACAAGTTCGAGAGCGAATCCGACGCGTTCTTCTCGCGCACGCGCAGCGAATACCTGCGGCGCGCGGAAGAGGCGCCGCACCGCTTCGCGATCGTCGATGCGACGCAGACGATTCCCGAGATCCGCCAGCAGCTCGAACGCGTGCTCGCCGCGCTGTAA
- a CDS encoding ankyrin repeat domain-containing protein, protein MTKPTNHLPKRALVAAALVASGLFAAAGAHAESLDAIVKAVKFDDIADIGKQLKSGKLDPNTIAPNGDPLIVIAAREKSDKVAAALATTPNVDLEKEDKAGETALMLASLNGDVGLAKLLIDKGAEVSKKGWAPLHYAATNGQDAVVKLLLDHDAYIDTASPNGTTPLMMAARGNHPSTVTLLLDQGADPQVKNQLGITALEFAKHYNAPDAIEILSKRTTRIGASTPADAQKSAK, encoded by the coding sequence ATGACGAAGCCGACCAACCATCTGCCGAAACGCGCACTCGTTGCCGCCGCGCTCGTCGCGAGCGGCCTGTTCGCGGCAGCCGGCGCACATGCCGAATCGCTCGATGCGATCGTCAAGGCCGTCAAGTTCGACGACATCGCCGACATCGGCAAGCAGCTCAAGAGCGGCAAGCTCGACCCGAACACGATCGCGCCGAACGGCGACCCGCTGATCGTGATCGCCGCGCGCGAGAAGTCCGACAAGGTCGCGGCGGCGCTTGCCACGACGCCGAACGTCGATCTCGAGAAGGAAGACAAGGCCGGCGAAACCGCGCTGATGCTCGCGTCGCTGAACGGCGATGTCGGCCTCGCGAAGCTGCTGATCGACAAGGGCGCGGAAGTCAGCAAGAAGGGCTGGGCGCCGCTGCACTACGCGGCCACCAACGGCCAGGACGCGGTCGTGAAGCTGCTGCTCGACCACGACGCGTACATCGATACCGCATCGCCGAACGGCACGACGCCGCTGATGATGGCCGCACGCGGCAACCATCCGTCGACGGTCACGCTGCTGCTCGACCAGGGTGCCGATCCGCAGGTGAAGAACCAGCTCGGCATCACCGCGCTCGAATTCGCGAAGCACTACAACGCGCCGGACGCGATCGAGATCCTGAGCAAGCGGACGACCCGCATCGGGGCATCGACGCCGGCAGATGCGCAAAAGAGTGCAAAATGA
- a CDS encoding mechanosensitive ion channel family protein: MISIEELQRITDAPLHSWLGTLAVSVIVLLVVTVVHRLGARIVKRIAQPYPLMSAILRYIDRPSLVVLALLALEFLWVQADDGMSFVRGMRTAAAVGSIVSLTWLLVRLAAGVGDAIIQAHPIDTADNLQARRIHTQAKVLVRTVMVLIVIIGTGAALMTFPNVRQVGASLLASAGVAGLVAGIAARPVLGNLIAGLQIALTQPIRLDDVVVIQGEWGRIEEITGSFVSVRLWDQRRLVVPLQWIIENPFTNWTRSSSEIIGTVYLSVDYRTPLAPLREELARLVHAAPEWDGRVQVLQVTDATERTMQLRALVSAADSSSCWDLRCRVREGLIAYLQDRYPQCLPRSRMELYPHDAAPDAPNPERPHARQPAASTAANTAADPQAAEGR, from the coding sequence ATGATTTCAATCGAGGAACTGCAGCGCATCACCGATGCGCCGCTGCATTCATGGCTCGGCACGCTCGCCGTGTCCGTCATCGTCTTGCTGGTCGTCACGGTCGTGCACCGTCTCGGCGCACGCATCGTCAAGCGCATCGCGCAGCCGTATCCGTTGATGAGCGCGATCCTGCGCTACATCGACAGGCCGTCGCTCGTCGTGCTCGCGCTGCTGGCGCTCGAATTCCTGTGGGTCCAGGCCGACGACGGTATGTCGTTCGTGCGCGGCATGCGCACGGCGGCGGCGGTCGGCTCCATCGTTTCGCTCACGTGGCTGCTGGTGCGGCTCGCCGCCGGCGTCGGCGACGCCATCATCCAGGCGCATCCGATCGATACAGCCGACAACCTGCAGGCCCGGCGCATCCATACGCAGGCCAAGGTGCTCGTGCGGACCGTGATGGTGCTGATCGTCATCATCGGCACCGGCGCCGCGCTGATGACGTTCCCGAACGTGCGCCAGGTCGGCGCGAGCCTGCTGGCGTCGGCCGGTGTCGCGGGCCTGGTCGCCGGTATTGCCGCGCGGCCGGTGCTCGGCAACCTGATCGCCGGGCTGCAGATTGCACTCACGCAGCCGATCCGGCTCGACGACGTGGTCGTGATCCAGGGCGAGTGGGGGCGCATCGAGGAAATCACCGGGTCGTTCGTGTCGGTCCGGCTGTGGGACCAGCGGCGCCTCGTCGTGCCGCTGCAGTGGATCATCGAGAACCCGTTCACGAACTGGACGCGCAGCAGTTCGGAAATCATCGGCACGGTCTACCTGTCGGTCGATTACCGCACGCCGCTCGCGCCGCTGCGCGAGGAGCTCGCGCGGCTCGTCCACGCGGCGCCGGAGTGGGACGGCCGCGTGCAGGTGCTGCAGGTGACCGACGCGACGGAACGCACGATGCAGTTGCGTGCGCTCGTGAGCGCGGCCGACTCGTCGTCGTGCTGGGACCTGCGCTGTCGCGTCCGCGAAGGGCTGATCGCCTACCTGCAGGACCGCTATCCGCAATGCCTGCCGCGCAGCCGGATGGAACTGTATCCGCATGATGCCGCGCCGGACGCGCCGAATCCCGAGCGGCCGCACGCGCGGCAGCCTGCCGCCAGCACCGCGGCCAATACCGCGGCCGATCCGCAGGCCGCCGAAGGCCGCTGA
- a CDS encoding BPSL1445 family SYLF domain-containing lipoprotein: MQKRNLVLKAAAALIVGSLALTGCTTTPDKPDNAATNASKRQAIDSSVDATLSRMYSTVKGSRELVAKSRGVLVFPDVIQAGFIVGGQSGNGALRVGGSTVGYYNTSSLSVGLQAGAQSKAIVFLFMTQEALDEFRGSDGWAAGAGASVALVKMGANGAVDTTTATAPVQVVVLTNAGLMGDVSINGTKVTKLKI, from the coding sequence ATGCAAAAACGGAATCTTGTGCTGAAAGCCGCCGCTGCGCTCATCGTCGGTAGCCTCGCGCTCACCGGTTGCACCACCACCCCTGACAAACCGGACAACGCCGCAACGAATGCGTCGAAGCGCCAGGCAATCGACTCGAGCGTCGACGCAACGCTGTCGCGCATGTACTCCACGGTCAAGGGTTCGCGCGAACTCGTCGCGAAGTCGCGCGGCGTGCTCGTCTTCCCGGACGTCATCCAGGCAGGCTTCATCGTCGGCGGCCAGTCCGGCAACGGCGCACTGCGCGTCGGCGGCAGCACGGTCGGCTACTACAACACGTCGTCGCTGTCGGTCGGCCTGCAGGCCGGTGCGCAGTCGAAGGCGATCGTGTTCCTGTTCATGACGCAGGAAGCGCTCGACGAATTCCGCGGCTCGGACGGCTGGGCAGCCGGCGCCGGCGCGTCGGTCGCGCTCGTGAAGATGGGCGCGAACGGCGCGGTCGACACGACCACGGCCACCGCGCCGGTCCAGGTCGTCGTGCTGACGAACGCGGGCCTGATGGGCGACGTGTCGATCAACGGCACGAAGGTCACGAAGCTGAAGATCTGA
- a CDS encoding TatD family hydrolase: MFVDSHCHINFKGLADRLPAVLENMREHDVTHALCVSVDFETLPEVLAIADAYDNVYASVGVHPDHEDMHEPTLAELVELAAHPKVVAIGETGLDYYRLEGRSIDDMEWQRERFRTHIRAATATMKPLIIHTRSSSEDTLRIMAEERADVPGGVMHCFTEPWPVAEQALAQNFHISLSGIVTFKSATDVQDVARRVPLDRLLIETDSPYLAPVPYRGKPNEPAYVSHVGRFIASERGIAVEALADATTQNFFRLFKIAR; encoded by the coding sequence ATGTTCGTCGATTCTCACTGCCATATCAATTTCAAGGGCCTGGCCGACCGCCTGCCGGCCGTTCTCGAGAACATGCGCGAGCACGACGTCACGCACGCGCTGTGCGTGTCGGTCGATTTCGAGACGCTGCCCGAGGTCCTCGCGATCGCGGACGCGTACGACAACGTCTATGCGTCGGTCGGCGTGCATCCCGATCACGAGGACATGCACGAGCCGACGCTCGCGGAGCTCGTCGAGCTGGCCGCGCACCCGAAGGTCGTCGCGATCGGCGAAACGGGCCTCGACTACTACCGTCTCGAAGGCCGGTCGATCGACGACATGGAATGGCAGCGCGAACGCTTTCGCACGCATATCCGCGCGGCGACCGCGACGATGAAGCCGCTGATCATCCACACGCGCTCGTCGTCGGAAGACACGCTGCGGATCATGGCCGAGGAGCGCGCGGACGTGCCGGGCGGCGTGATGCACTGCTTCACCGAGCCGTGGCCGGTGGCCGAGCAGGCGCTCGCGCAGAACTTCCATATCTCGCTGTCGGGCATCGTCACGTTCAAGAGCGCGACCGACGTGCAGGACGTCGCGCGGCGCGTGCCGCTCGACCGGCTGCTGATCGAGACCGACTCGCCGTACCTCGCGCCGGTGCCGTATCGCGGCAAGCCGAATGAACCTGCGTACGTCAGCCATGTCGGACGCTTTATCGCATCCGAGCGCGGGATTGCCGTCGAGGCGCTCGCCGATGCGACGACACAGAACTTTTTCCGGCTGTTCAAGATCGCCCGCTAA
- the mltG gene encoding endolytic transglycosylase MltG, with protein MSLLKKCAATIVALAVVVAAAGAGGGYYWATRPLLLGSASLDVTIKPRSSVKSVALQLKRGGVPVEPLGFVAMTRVLGLSSRLKSGNYEFKTGITPYEVLQKIARGDVNEYVATVIEGWTFKRMRAELDSNPDLAHSTASMSDAELLRAIGAPDSAVQRGSGEGLFFPDTYLFDKGTSDLNIYRRAYHLMQTRLDEAWAARVPGLPYKTPYEALTIASIVEKETGHAADRAFVAAVFANRLRIGMPLQTDPSVIYGLGDAYDGRLRKRDLQADTPYNTYTRRGLPPTPIALPGVAALQAAINPAPTSALYFVAKGDGTSVFSDTLGDHNKAVDKYIRGQ; from the coding sequence ATGTCCCTACTGAAGAAATGCGCCGCGACGATCGTGGCGCTGGCCGTCGTTGTGGCCGCTGCCGGCGCGGGCGGCGGGTATTACTGGGCAACCCGGCCGCTGTTGCTGGGTTCGGCATCGCTCGACGTCACGATCAAGCCGCGCAGCAGCGTGAAGAGCGTCGCGCTGCAGTTGAAGCGCGGCGGCGTGCCGGTCGAGCCGCTCGGCTTCGTCGCGATGACGCGCGTGCTCGGGCTGTCGAGCCGGCTCAAGTCCGGCAACTACGAATTCAAGACCGGCATCACGCCTTACGAGGTGCTGCAGAAAATCGCGCGCGGCGACGTGAACGAGTACGTCGCGACGGTCATCGAAGGCTGGACCTTCAAGCGGATGCGCGCGGAACTCGACTCGAACCCCGATCTTGCGCACTCGACGGCCAGCATGAGCGACGCCGAGCTGCTGCGCGCGATCGGCGCGCCGGACAGCGCGGTGCAGCGCGGCAGCGGCGAGGGGCTGTTCTTCCCCGACACCTATCTGTTCGACAAGGGCACGAGCGACCTGAACATCTACCGGCGCGCGTACCATCTGATGCAGACGCGTCTCGACGAGGCCTGGGCTGCGCGCGTGCCGGGCCTGCCGTACAAGACGCCTTACGAAGCGCTGACGATCGCGTCGATCGTCGAAAAGGAAACGGGCCATGCGGCCGACCGTGCGTTCGTCGCGGCCGTGTTCGCGAACCGGCTGCGCATCGGCATGCCGCTGCAGACCGATCCGTCGGTGATCTACGGGCTCGGCGATGCGTACGACGGCCGCCTGCGCAAGCGCGACCTGCAGGCCGACACTCCTTACAATACCTACACCCGACGCGGGCTGCCCCCGACGCCGATCGCGCTGCCGGGCGTGGCCGCGCTGCAGGCGGCGATCAACCCGGCACCGACGAGCGCGCTCTATTTCGTCGCGAAAGGAGATGGCACGAGCGTGTTCTCGGACACGCTCGGCGACCACAACAAGGCCGTGGACAAGTACATACGAGGTCAATAA
- a CDS encoding YgfZ/GcvT domain-containing protein yields MSTPFASPAVQAAPASLPVFPRPSAADFDAPGACMPLPQFGVIDVAGDDAATFLHSQLTNDIEHLDAASARLSGYCSPKGRLLGSFLTWRAGHGVRLLVSKDVQPAVQKRLSMFVLRAKAKLTDASDALAVVGFAGDVRDALSGIFDALPDGVHVKVDGPAGTLIRVPDAAGRKRYLWIGPRAEVDARIAALGGSLPVVSPAVWDWLDIRAGEPRITLPAVEQFVPQMVNFDVIGAVNFRKGCYPGQEIVARSQYRGTIKRRTALAHVAGETDTVHAGVELFHSDDPGQPCGMIVNAAAAPSGGVDALVEIKLAALDSGTVHLGSADGPVLAFDTLPYAWPTEA; encoded by the coding sequence ATGAGCACACCGTTCGCTTCACCGGCAGTCCAGGCCGCACCCGCCTCGCTCCCCGTTTTCCCCCGTCCGTCCGCCGCCGATTTCGACGCGCCGGGCGCCTGCATGCCGTTGCCGCAGTTCGGCGTGATCGACGTGGCCGGCGACGATGCCGCGACGTTCCTGCACAGCCAGCTCACCAACGACATCGAACATCTCGACGCCGCGAGTGCGCGGCTGTCCGGCTATTGCTCGCCGAAGGGGCGCCTCCTCGGCTCGTTCCTCACGTGGCGCGCCGGCCACGGCGTGCGCCTGCTGGTGTCGAAGGACGTGCAGCCCGCCGTGCAGAAGCGGCTGTCGATGTTCGTGCTGCGTGCCAAAGCGAAGCTGACGGATGCGAGCGACGCGCTCGCGGTGGTCGGTTTCGCGGGCGACGTGCGCGACGCGCTGTCGGGCATCTTCGATGCGCTGCCGGACGGCGTGCACGTGAAGGTCGACGGCCCCGCCGGCACGCTGATCCGCGTGCCCGATGCAGCCGGCCGCAAGCGCTATCTGTGGATCGGCCCGCGCGCGGAAGTCGACGCGCGCATCGCCGCGCTCGGCGGGTCGCTGCCGGTCGTGTCGCCGGCCGTATGGGACTGGCTCGACATCCGCGCGGGCGAACCGCGCATCACGCTGCCTGCCGTCGAACAGTTCGTGCCGCAGATGGTCAACTTCGACGTGATCGGCGCCGTTAACTTTCGCAAGGGATGCTACCCGGGCCAGGAAATCGTCGCGCGCAGCCAGTACCGCGGCACGATCAAGCGCCGCACGGCGCTCGCGCACGTCGCCGGCGAGACCGATACCGTGCATGCGGGCGTCGAGCTGTTCCACAGCGACGATCCCGGCCAGCCGTGCGGGATGATCGTCAACGCGGCGGCCGCGCCCTCCGGCGGTGTCGACGCGCTCGTCGAGATCAAGCTCGCCGCGCTCGACAGCGGCACGGTGCACCTCGGTTCGGCCGACGGCCCGGTGCTCGCGTTCGATACGCTGCCGTACGCCTGGCCGACGGAAGCGTAA
- a CDS encoding glycosyltransferase family 4 protein: MRIAQIAPLTESVPPKLYGGTERVVSYITEALVELGHDVTLFASGDSTTRAKLEPVWPRALRLDSSIRDRVAPHMLLMETVARRAKDFDVLHFHMDYYSFSVFNRQETPYVTTLHGRLDLPEQQPVFDTFNTAPVISISNSQRQPLPQAKWLTTVYHGLPDTLYMPQPVEPRYLAFLGRISPEKRVDTAIRIARQCGLPIRIAAKIDAADQEYFEREIKPLFALPHVEFIGEIADHQKAEFLSGAHALLFPIDWPEPFGLVMIEAMSCGTPVIAFNRGAVPEVVDEGVSGFIVEDEISAVAAVNRLHLLPRARVRQRFEERFTSRRMAQQYVDVYQSVIRAQKRSRFKVIDSTT; the protein is encoded by the coding sequence ATGAGAATTGCCCAGATCGCGCCGCTGACCGAATCCGTGCCGCCGAAACTGTACGGCGGCACGGAGCGCGTCGTGTCCTACATCACCGAGGCGCTCGTCGAACTCGGCCATGATGTGACGTTGTTCGCGAGCGGCGATTCGACGACGCGGGCGAAGCTCGAGCCGGTCTGGCCGCGCGCGCTGCGGCTCGATTCGTCGATCCGCGACCGGGTCGCGCCGCACATGCTGCTGATGGAGACGGTCGCGCGCCGCGCGAAGGACTTCGACGTGCTCCATTTCCACATGGACTACTACTCGTTCTCGGTCTTCAACCGGCAGGAAACGCCGTACGTGACGACGCTGCACGGCCGGCTCGACCTGCCCGAGCAGCAGCCGGTGTTCGACACGTTCAACACGGCGCCGGTGATCTCGATTTCGAACTCGCAGCGCCAGCCGCTGCCGCAGGCGAAATGGCTGACGACGGTTTACCACGGGCTGCCCGACACGCTGTACATGCCGCAGCCCGTCGAGCCGCGCTATCTCGCGTTCCTCGGCCGCATTTCGCCGGAGAAGCGTGTCGACACGGCGATCCGCATCGCCCGCCAGTGCGGGCTGCCGATCAGGATCGCCGCGAAGATCGACGCGGCCGACCAGGAGTACTTCGAGCGCGAGATCAAGCCGCTCTTCGCGTTGCCGCACGTCGAATTCATCGGCGAGATCGCGGATCACCAGAAGGCCGAGTTCCTGTCGGGCGCGCATGCGCTGCTGTTCCCGATCGACTGGCCGGAGCCGTTCGGCCTGGTGATGATCGAGGCGATGTCGTGCGGCACGCCGGTGATCGCGTTCAATCGAGGCGCGGTGCCGGAAGTGGTGGACGAGGGCGTGTCGGGTTTCATCGTCGAGGACGAAATCAGCGCGGTGGCCGCCGTGAACCGGCTGCACCTGCTGCCGCGTGCGCGCGTGCGGCAGCGCTTCGAGGAACGCTTCACGTCGCGCCGCATGGCGCAGCAGTATGTCGACGTCTACCAGTCGGTGATCCGTGCGCAGAAGCGCTCGCGCTTCAAGGTGATCGACTCGACGACCTGA
- a CDS encoding membrane protein, whose protein sequence is MAWRQHRWFRRWLIVIVFWAVPVAIVAVREIREEMAYNKADLQLALTTWQLTDAQQAAGAAAKCHGDPDEARAAGCPADVLAANAPRQQAARDEYVVRRSTLASYLWHAFVGYWVVPAAFLFACGVVIALIRRALRRPPIKPPVPPVTH, encoded by the coding sequence ATGGCATGGAGACAACACCGCTGGTTCCGCCGCTGGCTGATCGTGATCGTGTTCTGGGCCGTGCCCGTTGCGATCGTCGCCGTGCGCGAGATCCGCGAGGAAATGGCGTACAACAAGGCGGACCTGCAGCTCGCGCTGACCACCTGGCAGCTCACCGATGCGCAGCAGGCCGCCGGTGCCGCCGCGAAGTGCCACGGGGATCCTGACGAGGCGCGCGCGGCCGGTTGCCCGGCCGACGTGCTCGCCGCCAATGCGCCGCGCCAGCAGGCGGCCCGCGACGAATACGTGGTGCGCCGCAGCACGCTGGCGAGCTACCTGTGGCACGCGTTCGTCGGCTACTGGGTCGTGCCGGCCGCGTTCCTGTTCGCCTGCGGCGTCGTGATCGCGCTGATCCGCCGCGCGCTGCGCCGCCCCCCGATCAAGCCGCCTGTTCCGCCCGTCACGCACTGA
- a CDS encoding AAA family ATPase has translation MTALKTLAIANYRSLRELIVPLAALNVVTGPNGSGKSSVYRALRLLADTAQGRVIPSLAREGGLPSTLWAGPERFSRAMLDGDMPVTGTVRKGPVSLKLGFACDDFGYSIDLGLPVKNDATQFSLDPVVKRECIWGGALLRPSTLLVDRQGAQIRARTASGDWQTIPQPVASFDSMMTEFADPTGAPEMIAVRERIRSWRFYDHFRTDAQAPARQSHIGTHTPVLADDGADLAAALQTIREIGNGAALDAAIDDAFPGASVVIDNPGGRGRFDVLMRQPGLLRPLAAAELSDGTLRYLLLAAALLTPRPPALMVLNEPETSLHPDLLPALGRLIAQAAQRSQVLVVSHAARLIATLEREAGCESLVLDKQLGATGLVDADTRDLPAWKWPSR, from the coding sequence ATGACCGCGCTGAAAACGCTTGCCATCGCCAATTACCGCTCGCTGCGCGAGCTGATCGTGCCGCTCGCGGCGCTCAACGTCGTCACCGGGCCGAACGGCAGCGGCAAGTCGAGCGTGTACCGCGCACTGCGGCTGCTCGCCGACACCGCGCAGGGGCGCGTGATCCCGTCGCTCGCCCGCGAAGGCGGGTTGCCGTCGACGCTGTGGGCCGGCCCCGAGCGCTTCTCGCGGGCGATGCTGGACGGCGATATGCCGGTGACCGGCACGGTGCGCAAGGGGCCCGTGAGCCTGAAACTCGGCTTCGCCTGCGACGATTTCGGCTATTCGATCGATCTCGGTCTGCCGGTGAAGAACGACGCGACGCAGTTCTCGCTCGACCCGGTAGTCAAGCGCGAGTGCATCTGGGGCGGCGCGCTGCTGCGCCCGTCGACGCTGCTCGTCGACCGGCAGGGCGCGCAGATCCGTGCGCGCACCGCATCGGGAGACTGGCAGACGATTCCGCAGCCGGTGGCCAGCTTCGACAGCATGATGACCGAGTTCGCCGATCCGACCGGCGCACCCGAGATGATCGCGGTGCGCGAACGGATCCGCTCGTGGCGCTTCTACGACCACTTCCGGACCGATGCGCAGGCGCCCGCACGGCAGTCGCACATCGGCACCCATACGCCGGTGCTCGCGGACGACGGCGCCGACCTGGCCGCCGCACTGCAGACGATCCGCGAGATCGGCAACGGCGCGGCACTCGATGCGGCGATCGACGACGCGTTTCCCGGCGCGTCGGTCGTGATCGACAATCCGGGCGGCCGCGGCCGCTTCGACGTGCTGATGCGCCAGCCGGGGCTGCTGCGGCCGCTCGCGGCGGCCGAGCTGTCGGATGGCACGCTGCGCTACCTGCTGCTCGCGGCCGCGCTGCTGACGCCGCGGCCGCCCGCACTGATGGTGCTGAACGAACCGGAGACGAGCCTGCATCCCGACCTGCTGCCGGCGCTCGGCCGCCTGATCGCGCAGGCGGCACAGCGTTCGCAGGTGCTCGTCGTGTCGCATGCGGCACGGCTCATCGCGACGCTCGAGCGCGAAGCCGGCTGCGAATCGCTGGTGCTCGACAAGCAGCTCGGCGCGACGGGGCTCGTCGATGCCGACACGCGTGACCTGCCGGCATGGAAGTGGCCGTCGCGCTGA
- a CDS encoding DNA polymerase III subunit delta' — translation MIYPWQTDDWNRLQQLRAQWPHALLLHGQAGIGKLQFAQHLAQGFLCESPQPNGEPCGACAACTWFSQGNHPDYRIVLPEALAGEAPGAADDTKAADADEGGKKARAPSKEIKIEQVRALLDFCGVGSHRGGARVVVLYPAEALNVAASNALLKTLEEPPSGVVFLLVSARIDRLLPTIISRCRQWPMTVPAPDAAAAWLAAQGVEHAPALLAEAGGAPLAALALASDENRPLRDYTLGQLAAGAACDPFACGETLQKLPVPLVLGWLQRWLYDLLAQRMAGAPRYFPMHASALARCAEAVDANAFARFMKAVTRQRTVENHPLNARLVFEELFLGYREMFA, via the coding sequence ATGATCTACCCGTGGCAGACCGACGACTGGAACCGCCTGCAGCAACTGCGTGCGCAATGGCCGCACGCGCTGCTGCTGCACGGCCAGGCCGGGATCGGCAAGCTGCAGTTCGCGCAGCATCTCGCGCAGGGCTTCCTGTGCGAATCGCCGCAGCCGAACGGCGAGCCGTGCGGCGCCTGCGCGGCCTGCACCTGGTTCTCGCAGGGCAACCATCCGGATTACCGGATCGTGCTGCCCGAGGCGCTGGCGGGCGAGGCGCCGGGCGCCGCGGACGACACGAAGGCGGCCGACGCGGACGAAGGCGGCAAGAAGGCGCGGGCGCCGAGCAAGGAAATCAAGATCGAGCAGGTGCGCGCGCTGCTCGACTTCTGCGGAGTCGGTTCGCATCGCGGCGGCGCGCGCGTCGTCGTGCTGTATCCGGCCGAGGCGCTCAACGTCGCGGCGTCGAACGCGTTGCTGAAAACGCTGGAGGAACCGCCTTCCGGCGTTGTATTCCTGCTCGTGTCGGCGCGCATCGACCGCCTGCTGCCGACCATCATCAGCCGCTGCCGGCAGTGGCCGATGACGGTGCCGGCGCCCGATGCGGCCGCGGCCTGGCTTGCCGCGCAGGGCGTCGAGCATGCGCCGGCGCTGCTCGCCGAGGCCGGCGGTGCGCCGCTCGCCGCGCTGGCGCTCGCGAGCGACGAGAACCGCCCGCTGCGCGACTACACGCTCGGGCAGCTCGCGGCCGGTGCGGCCTGCGACCCGTTCGCGTGCGGCGAGACGCTGCAGAAGCTGCCGGTGCCGCTGGTGCTCGGCTGGCTGCAGCGCTGGCTGTACGACCTGCTGGCCCAGCGGATGGCGGGCGCGCCGCGCTACTTCCCGATGCACGCGTCGGCGCTCGCGCGCTGCGCGGAAGCGGTCGATGCGAATGCGTTCGCCCGCTTCATGAAAGCCGTGACGCGGCAGCGGACGGTCGAGAACCATCCGCTCAACGCGCGGCTCGTATTCGAGGAATTGTTTCTCGGATACAGGGAAATGTTCGCGTGA